One Penaeus vannamei isolate JL-2024 chromosome 27, ASM4276789v1, whole genome shotgun sequence genomic window carries:
- the LOC113813105 gene encoding DNA-binding protein D-ETS-4-like isoform X2 — MMHTLLYSEMNQAVPGVSLSPGHEGGGYGECQVPSPSQWSDPCYSPPSFHSPQHLPGELDKVKEEPFSPPPSTTYVSLPPSPPTSHLSLSPQAQHHVSMSPPGPMHVSGSGPSPHHVSPYARPPSAPKKDGFEASINITELLAENQALSSSLSPTSYGSYPDHPLLRGRLEDNAQKKIGFTCPSSDNLSFLDTLVDVKQEVEEEVSVGSSCGSPAAPSPGCASQKEILETVELALEHARRDVHRVSDSLNIPRDPAHWSVEDVRKWLKLQAAQLNLPPLMLDFWNLAGPALLKLTEAQFRQLAPVGGELLYAQLEIWREALRTAPKLPHTYYWHLQADPQAAMPIQPIHPQPQPQPQQQQQQPQAPPQQQCQPQVSPSPQMGSPRSSPLGLAPSLSQVPTPVAQVAQQQQQSPAPLQPAPVGAPQQASAAPPAQQQASAGPVYLDEPCLDMAALLQQQSGSPKAAHAAPVPAHSPQDDAYDSEDDADEETTTNNNGRGGTHIHLWQFLKELLHQPQLYGSCIRWLDRPKGVFKIEDSVRVARLWGKRKNRPAMNYDKLSRSIRQYYKKGIMKKTERSQRLVYQFCHPYCL, encoded by the exons ATGATGCATACGCTTCTGTATTCTGAG ATGAATCAGGCCGTCCCCGGAGTGAGCCTGAGCCCCGGCCACGAAGGAGGCGGCTACGGCGAGTGCCAGGTGCCCTCCCCGTCCCAGTGGTCCGACCCctgctactcccccccctccttccactccccccagcACCTGCCCGGCGAGCTCGACAAGGTGAAGGAGGAGCCCTTCTCCCCGCCGCCCTCCACCACCTACGtgtccctgcccccctcccccccgacctcccacctgtccctctccccgCAAGCCCAGCACCACGTGTCCATGTCGCCCCCGGGCCCCATGCACGTGTCCGGCTCGGGCCCGTCGCCCCACCACGTGTCCCCctacgcccgcccgccctccgcccccAAGAAGGACGGCTTCGAGGCCTCCATCAACATCACGGAGCTGCTGGCCGAGAACCAGGCGCTGAGCTCCAGCCTGAGCCCGACCTCCTACGGCTCCTACCCCGACCACCCCCTTCTGCGCGGCCGCCTGGAGGACAACGCCCAGAAGAAGATCGGCTTCACGTGCCCCTCCAGCGACAACCTGAGCTTCCTCGACACGCTCGTCGACGTCAagcaggaggtcgaggaggaggtgagCGTCGGGTCGTCCTGCGGGTCGCCGGCAGCGCCTTCGCCGGGGTGTGCCAGCCAGAAGGAGATCTTGGAGACCGTGGAGCTGGCCCTCGAGCACGCCAGGAGGGACGTCCACCGCGTGTCGGACAGCCTCAACATCCCGCGTG ACCCCGCCCACTGGAGCGTGGAGGACGTGCGAAAGTGGCTCAAGCTGCAGGCGGCGCAGCTCAACCTCCCGCCGCTCATGCTGGACTTCTGGAACCTCGCCGGCCCCGCGCTGCTCAAGCTGACGGAGGCGCAGTTCCGCCAGCTGGCGCCCGTGGGCGGCGAGCTCCTCTACGCGCAGCTCGAGATCTGGCGCGAGGCCCTGCGCACGGCGCCCAAGCTGCCCCACACCTACTACTGGCACCTGCAGGCCGACCCGCAGGCCGCCATGCCCATCCAGCCCATCCACccgcagccgcagccgcagccccagcagcagcagcagcaaccgcAGGCGCCGCCGCAGCAGCAGTGCCAGCCGCAGGTGTCGCCCAGCCCCCAGATGGGGTCCCCGAGGAGCTCCCCCCTGGGCCTGGCGCCGAGCCTGAGCCAGGTGCCCACGCCCGTGGCGCAGGtggcgcagcagcagcagcagtcgcCGGCGCCCCTGCAGCCCGCCCCGGTGGGCGCGCCGCAGCAGGCCAGTGCCGCCCCGCCGGCGCAGCAGCAAGCCAGCGCAGGCCCCGTGTACCTGGACGAGCCCTGCCTGGACATGGCGGCCCTTCTGCAGCAGCAGTCGGGCAGCCCCaaggccgcccacgccgccccggTGCCCGCCCACTCGCCGCAGGACGACGCCTACGACTCTGAGG ACGACGCAGACGAAGAGACGACCACCAACAACAACGGTCGCGGCGGCACCCACATCCACCTGTGGCAGTTCCTGAAGGAGCTCCTGCACCAGCCCCAGCTCTACGGCTCCTGCATACGGTGGCTGGACCGGCCCAAGGGAGTGTTCAAGATCGAAGACAGTGTTCGTGTGGCTCGCCtctggggaaagaggaagaaccgACCAGCCATGAACTACGACAAGCTCTCCCGCTCCATCAGGCAGTACTACAAGAAGGGCATCATGAAGAAGACGGAGAGGTCCCAGCGATTGGTGTACCAGTTCTGTCACCCCTACTGTCTGTAG
- the LOC113813105 gene encoding DNA-binding protein D-ETS-4-like isoform X1, translating to MSAPRDAPLPRPLAPCVRPVTELCRAGMNQAVPGVSLSPGHEGGGYGECQVPSPSQWSDPCYSPPSFHSPQHLPGELDKVKEEPFSPPPSTTYVSLPPSPPTSHLSLSPQAQHHVSMSPPGPMHVSGSGPSPHHVSPYARPPSAPKKDGFEASINITELLAENQALSSSLSPTSYGSYPDHPLLRGRLEDNAQKKIGFTCPSSDNLSFLDTLVDVKQEVEEEVSVGSSCGSPAAPSPGCASQKEILETVELALEHARRDVHRVSDSLNIPRDPAHWSVEDVRKWLKLQAAQLNLPPLMLDFWNLAGPALLKLTEAQFRQLAPVGGELLYAQLEIWREALRTAPKLPHTYYWHLQADPQAAMPIQPIHPQPQPQPQQQQQQPQAPPQQQCQPQVSPSPQMGSPRSSPLGLAPSLSQVPTPVAQVAQQQQQSPAPLQPAPVGAPQQASAAPPAQQQASAGPVYLDEPCLDMAALLQQQSGSPKAAHAAPVPAHSPQDDAYDSEDDADEETTTNNNGRGGTHIHLWQFLKELLHQPQLYGSCIRWLDRPKGVFKIEDSVRVARLWGKRKNRPAMNYDKLSRSIRQYYKKGIMKKTERSQRLVYQFCHPYCL from the exons ATGTCAGCCCCTCGCGACGCCCCGCTCCCTCGCCCACTCGCCCCTTGCGTTAGGCCAGTGACTGAACTCTGCCGTGCGGGT ATGAATCAGGCCGTCCCCGGAGTGAGCCTGAGCCCCGGCCACGAAGGAGGCGGCTACGGCGAGTGCCAGGTGCCCTCCCCGTCCCAGTGGTCCGACCCctgctactcccccccctccttccactccccccagcACCTGCCCGGCGAGCTCGACAAGGTGAAGGAGGAGCCCTTCTCCCCGCCGCCCTCCACCACCTACGtgtccctgcccccctcccccccgacctcccacctgtccctctccccgCAAGCCCAGCACCACGTGTCCATGTCGCCCCCGGGCCCCATGCACGTGTCCGGCTCGGGCCCGTCGCCCCACCACGTGTCCCCctacgcccgcccgccctccgcccccAAGAAGGACGGCTTCGAGGCCTCCATCAACATCACGGAGCTGCTGGCCGAGAACCAGGCGCTGAGCTCCAGCCTGAGCCCGACCTCCTACGGCTCCTACCCCGACCACCCCCTTCTGCGCGGCCGCCTGGAGGACAACGCCCAGAAGAAGATCGGCTTCACGTGCCCCTCCAGCGACAACCTGAGCTTCCTCGACACGCTCGTCGACGTCAagcaggaggtcgaggaggaggtgagCGTCGGGTCGTCCTGCGGGTCGCCGGCAGCGCCTTCGCCGGGGTGTGCCAGCCAGAAGGAGATCTTGGAGACCGTGGAGCTGGCCCTCGAGCACGCCAGGAGGGACGTCCACCGCGTGTCGGACAGCCTCAACATCCCGCGTG ACCCCGCCCACTGGAGCGTGGAGGACGTGCGAAAGTGGCTCAAGCTGCAGGCGGCGCAGCTCAACCTCCCGCCGCTCATGCTGGACTTCTGGAACCTCGCCGGCCCCGCGCTGCTCAAGCTGACGGAGGCGCAGTTCCGCCAGCTGGCGCCCGTGGGCGGCGAGCTCCTCTACGCGCAGCTCGAGATCTGGCGCGAGGCCCTGCGCACGGCGCCCAAGCTGCCCCACACCTACTACTGGCACCTGCAGGCCGACCCGCAGGCCGCCATGCCCATCCAGCCCATCCACccgcagccgcagccgcagccccagcagcagcagcagcaaccgcAGGCGCCGCCGCAGCAGCAGTGCCAGCCGCAGGTGTCGCCCAGCCCCCAGATGGGGTCCCCGAGGAGCTCCCCCCTGGGCCTGGCGCCGAGCCTGAGCCAGGTGCCCACGCCCGTGGCGCAGGtggcgcagcagcagcagcagtcgcCGGCGCCCCTGCAGCCCGCCCCGGTGGGCGCGCCGCAGCAGGCCAGTGCCGCCCCGCCGGCGCAGCAGCAAGCCAGCGCAGGCCCCGTGTACCTGGACGAGCCCTGCCTGGACATGGCGGCCCTTCTGCAGCAGCAGTCGGGCAGCCCCaaggccgcccacgccgccccggTGCCCGCCCACTCGCCGCAGGACGACGCCTACGACTCTGAGG ACGACGCAGACGAAGAGACGACCACCAACAACAACGGTCGCGGCGGCACCCACATCCACCTGTGGCAGTTCCTGAAGGAGCTCCTGCACCAGCCCCAGCTCTACGGCTCCTGCATACGGTGGCTGGACCGGCCCAAGGGAGTGTTCAAGATCGAAGACAGTGTTCGTGTGGCTCGCCtctggggaaagaggaagaaccgACCAGCCATGAACTACGACAAGCTCTCCCGCTCCATCAGGCAGTACTACAAGAAGGGCATCATGAAGAAGACGGAGAGGTCCCAGCGATTGGTGTACCAGTTCTGTCACCCCTACTGTCTGTAG